Part of the Leclercia sp. AS011 genome is shown below.
ACCCCTATGGCGAAATCAACTTCACCGACCAAACCTTCACGCCACTCAAAGCCTGGGCGGACGAGATGGGCTGTGGCGATAACGTCATTTACACCTCCACGTTTTCAAAAATCCTCGCGCCGGGCGCCAGGGTTGGCTGGTTAGTGCTGCCGGACTGGATTAAGCGCCAGGTGGTGATCCTCAAACAGGCGACCGACCTGCACACCAGCTCGTTATCCCAGTCGCTGACGTATCACTACCTGGAGAGTGGCCGCCTGGCCGGGCAGATCGACCTGATCCGCGAAGCCTATAAACACAAATGCCAGATTCTGTGCCAGCACGTGGAAAGCGAACTGAGCGATCATCTGACCTTCCACAAGCCGATGGGCGGCATGTTCCTGTGGGCCAGATTCAAATACGAGATGAACACGACAGAGTGGCTGAAAAAGACGCTGAACAACGGCGTGGTCTATGTGCCTGGGGAGTTCTTCTACTGCAACGCGCCGGATCATGCCACGCTGCGCATGTCCTACGTCAGCGTCACGGACGAGAATCTGAAAGAGGCGGTGGCGCGGTTAAAAGCCTCGCTGTAAGTTCCTGATGCGGGTGGCACAAGCCACCCGTTTTTACGTCAGCTGCGAATAAATTCCAGCAGATCCTTATTGATCGCATCGGCATGCGTGGTGTGCATCCCGTGAGGATACCCCGGATACACCTTCAGCGTGCTGTTGCTGAGAAGTTCATCCTGGAGCAGGCTGGCATTCTTGTAAGGCACAACCTGATCGTCATCACCCTGCAAAATCAGCACCGGAAGGGTGATCGCCTTCAGATCGGCGGTCTGGTCCGTTTCTGAAAACGCCTTAATGCCTTCATAGTGCGCCTTCGCGCTGCCAGTCATTCCCTGACGCCACCAGTTCTGGATCGTGCCCTGCGAGATTTCAGCCCCGTCACGGTTAAAGCCGTAGAACGGACCGCTCGCCACGTCGAGATAGAACTGCGCCCGGTTGGCGGCCAGCGCCTGACGGAATCCATCGAACACCTCAATCGGCGTGCCGCCCGGATTGTCCGGGGTTTTCACCATCAATGGCGGTACGGCGCTGATCAGAACAGCTTTCGCCACGCGGCCCTGCGGTTGTCCATATTTCGCCACGTATCGCGCCACCTGGCCGCCGCCGGTGGAGTGGCCGACGTGCACTACATTGTGCAGATCCAGATGTTCAACCACCGCGTCGACATCGGCGGCGTAGTGGTCCATATCATGCCCGTCGCTGACCTGATCGGAGCGGCCATGACCACGGCGATCCGAGGCGATGACCCGGAAGCCTTGCGCTAAAAAGAACAATAACTGGTTATCCCAGTCATCGGCGCTTAATGGCCAGCCGTGGTGGAAGAAGATAGGTTGTGCATCTTTGGGGCCCCAATCTTTATAGAAGATACTGACATTATCTTTTGTGGTGACAAATGACATGATAGACCTCTCGGGGAGTAAAAAAACCTGAGTGAATGATTAACCTGGTGAAGACGTACAGCCGCTAAGAAGTCTAGTTGAGATAGTTAACGGCTGCCTGCGTTTTGCGCAGCCGGCTCAGGCTAAACAGCACCGATGCGACAGAGGCGGCGACGGCGACCCACAGGGCAGCATGGATCGTCTGGCCGGTTGTCGTCGACATAACGGAAAGCAGGATCCCCACCACGGCGGCACCCAGGCATTGCCCAAACGTTCGCGCGACAGACAGGATCCCCGAGGCATAGCTGGCATTCTCGCGGGAGACATTCGCCAGCATCTCCCGGTTGTTGGGGCTCTGAAAACAGCCAAATCCGATACCGCACACCAGGCTACGCAGGCAGATATCCCACACGGCAGGCGCGGCGGGCAGCATCGCCAGCAGGACCAACCCGACGACAAAAATAGCCAGCCCAAGGGTGGAGATCAGCGGCGCAGAGATCGTATCGGCCCAGCGGCCCGCATGGGGCGCAATCAGCACAATGCCAATCGGCCAGGGAATAAACAGCAGCGCAGAGACGACAGGGCTGTAGCCATACACGCTCTGAAACAGAAAGGGCAGCGCGATAAAGGTGATGCCCTGGCTGATAAATGAGGCCAGCGAGGTTAAGGCTGCGAGCGTAAAACGCCCATTTTTGAAAATAACCGGAGGCAGCAAGGGGGCACGGGCGCGGCGGATATGCCAGATAAATAGCAGAGCGCTGAATATGGCGAGCAGCCCCCAGCAGACAGCCGCGAGGTTCGCGCTGTTCACCGCCATAATCATCGCCCCCAGCAGCATCGCCGATAGCACCGCCCCGCAGGTATCAAACGCCGCGTGACCCGAGGTTAACTTTCCGGGTAATGCCCTGGCGGCCAGCACCAGCGCCAGCGTTCCCGGAATAATGTTAATGGCAAACAGCCATTGCCAGCTGAGGGTGTCGAGGATAGTGCCACCGAGCACCGGGGCAATCGCCGTACTGGAGGCGATCAGCAGAGCATGCAGGCCCAGAACGCGGCCAAGCAGGCGTCCCGGAAAAACGGAGCGCAGGATCGCCGGGGCAATACTCAAGGTGGCCGCGCCGCCGATCCCCTGCACGATGCGCATTCCAATGAGAATATCCGGCGTTGTTGCCAGCGCACAGCCCAGCGATGTCAGGACAAATGTCGTCAGACCCGCCAGAAAAATGGGCCGCGTTCCATAGCGGGCCGCGAGGGAGGCGAAGATAAGCAACGTCATGGCCGCGGAGAGCAGATAACCGTTGGCGAACCAGACGGCGTGACTGGCAGGCACCTGCATCGCGTGCGCCATCGAGGGCAGAGCAATGTTGATCATGGTGCCATCGAAGACGCCCATGAGCGTGGTGATCATGACTGCGATCATAACCCGGGCGCGCTCCCGGCCTGGCAGCCCTTCGTCACCGGGTTGGTTTGAAAATAGCGTGTTCATCCTGACTCCTGAGGAGGGTGTTTTAATGACAAAACTATAATCGTGGGGTATAGAGTGCGGAAGATGCAGCGTTTACACTTAATCATTGCGTCGAACGCCTTATCTGAATTCACCCCGAGGTTTATGATGTCCGATCCTGATTTTAACTTGCTGGTCGCGCTCGACATCCTGCTGGCAGAGGCCAGCGTTGCAGGTGCCGCGCGACGCTTAAACCTCAGTACATCCGCCATGAGCCGTACCCTCAGCAGGCTACGGGAGGTGACGGGCGATCCGATCCTGGTGCGGGCAGGTCGCACCATGGTGCTGACCCCCTGGGCGGAAGCATCCCGGGACCGCGCCCGCAATGCGGTGCATGAGGCGAGGGCGGTGCTGCAACCCTCACTGGAGACGCTGAAGGTCGAAAATCTGGCGCGGCTTTTTACCATCAGAGCCAACGATGGATTTGTCGTCGCGTTTGGCCCGGCGCTGATCGCCGCCGTGGCGGAAGCGGCACCTGACGTGTGTATCCGCTTTGCACCGAAACCGGAAAAAACGTCGCGCTATCTGCGTGAGGGTCTGGTCGACCTGGAGATTGGCGTGCAGAGCAATATGGGCCCTGAAATTCGCCTGCAGCGGCTCTTTCAGGACAGGTTTGTCGGTGCGGTTCGCAAGACGCATCCCCTGGCGACGTTACCGCAGATCGGCGTAGAGGATTATACCGCCTGGGGCCATGTGGTCGCCGCGCCCGACGGATCCTTACACGGCTTTGTGGATGACGCGCTGGCAGAGTCGGGCATGAAACGTAAGGTGGCAAGCGTGGTGCCAGGCTTTCCGACGGCATTGTCCGTGGCGCTGGCGTCCGATCTTATTGCCATGGTGCCCGCGCTCTATTTGATCAATCAGCAGATGACGGAGCAACTGCATGTTTTTGAATTACCTTTTAAAACCCGGACCATCACGGTTTCGCAGATGTGGCATCCCAGAATGGAAAAGGATCCCGGCCATCGCTGGCTGAGAGAGAAGATTAAAGCGGTGTGTCAGACGGCGGGTGGGTGAAACTGCGCTCCGAATGGCAACCAGGCTATCCGGAGCGCTATCCTTTATACGTGCAGTTCTGCGACGACCTCGGCAACGCTTTTCACGCGGCGAATGCTGCCGATGCCTGTGCCGAGAGAGATATAGCCCTCGTCAGTATTGCCTTCAAGCATTCCCAGGCGCAGACCGCGTAATCCGCCCATCACCTTCGCCAGCTCTTCCTTACTGGTGCCCGCCTTATCCAGCGCAACCAGTTTATCGGCGAGCTTACCCGGCAACGAACGGTAGTAATCGGGAAGGGTGCGGAACAGGCGCATATCCAGCCCGTTCGCGGCGATAATTTTGTCTTTTACTGATTGCGGTACGCGGCTTTCAAGCGTGCTGATAAATACCGAGCCGGCAAACACACCCTGTGCGCCCAGGGCATGTGCGGCTCTGGCGGTTCGGTTGTCGGTTATCCCGCCCGCGGCCATAACCGGGACATTTTTCACCGCGTCGGCAATCAGCGGCACAATGGAGAAAGTGCCCAATGCGACGCCGGGCAAGGTGCCGCCTTCATCAAACCCCGTCGCCACAATGATATCGGCCCCGGCGGCTTCCGCGAGTCGGGTGTTTTCCGGAGAAGGGTTGATATCCCGGAAGATGATTTTGATCCCTGCGGTTTTCAGCTCATCAAACAGGGCAGGGATAATGGAACCTTCGCCGTAGCCAGTGTAGACCACTGCATGCACAGCCTCCTCTTTGATGACGTTGAGGATGGACGGTGTCCAGATGTCATTTTCTGCCGTCGGGATCAGATTGACGCCAAAAGGTTTCTCGGTGAGCATTTTGGTTTTGCGGATCTCTTCGCGCATTTTCTCGGCTGTCGCTTCCGGCGTTGAGACCGCCGTTTCGGCCGTTAATCCGGCATTGGGTCCGAGTACTCCCAGACCTCCGGCGTTACTTACCGCCGCCACCAGACGGGCATCGGTGAGCCATGACAGAGGCCCCTGAATGACATTTTTTTCGATACCCAGAATATGACTAACACTCTGATTTTGCATGAGACATTTCCTTTAACAAAGACGGTTCGTAGACCGGAATAGCCTGAGTCTACTCGCCGCTTTTGTTCTGAAAAATAGCGAATATCCTTCATCACTTTTACAAAATCAGTAACAATGGGCGTGTTATTCATTTCGGGATATAGGCGTGCTATGCAAATCAACGTGTACGAACTGATGCGGATCTTTATTGAGATCGTCGAGTCAGGCAGTTTTTCCCAGACGTCAGAAAACCTGCAAATTCACCGGCCCGCAGTGACCAGAGCGATCAAACAGCTGGAGCAGCACACGGGGGTGCGTTTGCTGCACCGTACAACCCGGCGAATCACCCTGACACCCGAAGGGGAAGAGTTTTACCGCAGCAGTAAGCCCTTGCTGGAACAAACCGATGCTTTATTAGGCTCTTTCGTCGCGGGCCGTTCATTATGCGGGCAGCTGCGTGTGGATATGCCCGTATCGATTGCCGCAATGCTGGTTGTACCCAGGTTGCCGGATTTCTATCGCCATTATCCCGGGATTGAAGTGGTGCTCAGCAGCTCCGATCGGCGTAAAGATATGCTGCGTGATGGCCTGGACTGCATCGTCCGTGTCGGTCCGCTGGAAGACGGTGACTATGTGGCTCGCTCGCTGGGTAAGATTAAACTGGTCACCTGCGCCAGCCCGGCATACCTTGCGGAGTATGGGGTGCCTGAAACGCTGGACGATCTGCAGCATCACCAGGGCGTGAACTGGTTTAACATTAACAGCCGACAAATTATGCCGTGGGTGTTTCAGTCGCCGTCTGGCATTGAGGAACTTAATCTGCCGGGCAAACTGGTACTGGATAATTCAGAAGTCTACATTGCGGCGGGTCTGGCCGGGCTGGGGTTATTGCAGGGCATGGATTTCTTTTTACGCCCGTACATCAATAACGGACGTCTGGTAGAAGTGTTGCCTGGTCATCCGGTTCCGGCGCGACAGTTGTCCGTGCTTTATCCACACCGGCATATTTCACCGAAAGTGCGGGTCTTTACGCAGTGGCTTGAGACGGTGTTGAAGGCGTATACCTAAAATTGGGGCAGGGTGGATGAATGAAAGTGATACTGGTGCGGCACGCGGAAACAGAGTGGAATGTGCGGGGAATTATTCAGGGGCACAGTGACAGCGCGTTAACCCGTCACGGATTGCATGAAACATCGGCCTTACTGGCCGCGCTTGCAGCAAGTGATTACCGGGTCGAAAGTGTTTACGCATCTCCGCTTGGCCGTGCATGGCAAATGGGCCAGAGCCTGGCTGAGGGCTTTCGCTGCCCATTGACGGCAGAACCCGCTCTTACAGAGCAAGCCTTTGGTCAGTTTGAAGGAGTGTCATCAGAGCTGCTCATCCAAAACTATCCAAACGATGCCCGTGCATTGTTCGAACTTGATGCAGCGTATTGCCCACCGGGTGGTGAATCTCTCGCGCAGGCTTCTCAGCGGGTGATGTATTTTTTACATCACCTGGAATCAACATCACATCATCAAACAATTTGTATTGTGACTCACGGGCATGTCAGTCAGGGCGTTCTGGCGATTCTTAAAGACGGGACTATCGATAATTTCCCACGATATGCACAACCCAACGCGAGTTACTCGGTGTTCGATCTGATAAACGGGAAATGTACCGATGTCAGATGGGGAATTGCCACACACTTGCTTCAACTTCGTTGGTGAACAACACGAGAATGAAAACTCCTCTGTGATAAATGGCTGGACAGGAAAGGGAAGGTTGTGGTGCACGCGTATTGGGTTGTCTGCATAAGGATATGGGACAGGATGGTGTCGGTACAAATATCGCATTTAACATAATATACATTATGCGCACTTGAGGAATAATACCTCAAATCCACAGTCCATATCTGACCAAACTGACTCGTTTGCTTTACAGCCTCACCACTGCGGCTACTGCTTTCAAAGCGATGATTATCATAAAGCTTCCTTTATCCTCTGCATGACGTAATGCTACAGGCTATGATTATGGGCCTGGGCCTCCCTCATAATTCCGGAAACTCTAAATAATGATTCTCTACTGGTCACCTGCCGATCCTGCCCGCAAGGGATACCTGTATGACTGATGCACATCAGGCTGGCGAAATGATCAACCGGTCTGCCAGAAATAGCTGGCTGATCGTTGCTGCCCGTTTCATCTCTGACTTCGGCGCATTTTTAAATATGGTGGCGTTATCCACCTATGTTTACCTGCTAAGCCAAAGTGTGACGCAAGTGAGTATTTTTCTGGCGTGTCGCGTTACCGGAGGAATTTTAGCAAGCGTGTTTGGCGTCCCTTACTTCAGACGCTTCAGCGGGCGCTTGCCCCTGGTCATACTTGATATTGTTCGCGCTGCGCTGCTGGCACTGTTATTAATTTTCCCCTCTGCCATACAACTTTATCTTTTGCCTTTTATCGCTCTGGGAATTGGTATAGGCAATTCCATGTTCGCAATTGGGCTAAACAGCCAGTTACCCTGGTGGGTGGATGATTCCCGCCGGGTTGCAACGAATGCCTGGTTGACTTCAGCCTCTGCGACGGGAGCTGTGACAGGAAGCATGGTGTCAGGTATTTTGCTGGCGACAAAAGGTTATGAGCTGGTATTCGTCACCAATATTCTCACCTATCTCCTCGCCGGTTTATGTATTCTGCCTTTACGCTTTCTGATTACCCCCGCGGGAGCTGAGATAAAAAATCAGCGTAAAGAATGGGCTAATCTTGTTAAAGGGCTACGAGCCGCACCGCTGATGGCCGGAATGTTGTTGATAACAATGGCGGATACTCTCGGCAGTGCTGCCCATAACGTAGGTTTTCCCATTATTTCAGAGCTTCTGACGGCTGACGCGCCAGGCAAAACGATGGGGCTTCTGCTGGCCCTCTGGGCCGGTGGTAAATTTGCCGGAGCCAGAACGTCGAATTACTTTTTGCTTACGCGTGGGATACGAAATGAGCGTCTGTTTTTTTATGGCGTGGCCTTGATGTCCCTGGGGTTTATTTTCACTTTCCAACAAAATACCGTTTCTCTGGCGCTATTTTTTATTTTCTTCGCGGGTATTGGAGATGGACTTGCGGATGTCAGTCTGATTTCGCGGATCCAAAGCGAAGTTGAATCTTTACGACTGCCTGTTTTTAGCTTGATGACGCTGTTACAGATGACAGGATTCGGGGTTGGAATGTTGATAGTGGCCCCCTTTTATCTCTGGTTTGCTCCCTCGGTGGTTATTATTATTTTTCACGGGATCCCTTTACTGACGTTGATCTGCGTAGGGATATACAGCCGACGGAAACCGTCCTTACGTTAGGTACGGACTTGAACATAAAAAAGCCGCGAGCAGTTTCCCACTCGCGGCGACAGAATCAGTGATGATGTGTTCCGGCAATCAGGCGGCTTTTACCGCTCTGATTTTTTTACTGCTCTCAGCATCTGACTCTGTTTTCTCTGTTGCAGTGGCGGCATGAGGATCAGGGAGCTTGCTGGTACGCAGAATATGCTGCACGGCCTCTTTCTGCTCGGCGAGATACAGCCCGAGGTTCTCAGCCTGCGTCTCATCCATCTGCATTTCGCTTTGCAACAGCCAGTCGGTGAACGCTTCTGCCAGGTCGAGCAGTTTGTCGTGCGCGTCAGCCTCTTTCTTACTGGCAAATGTCATTTTCTCTTCACCTTTTCTTACGACAACAAATTTTGTTTCAACAGCCATTATGCACCCCCGCACTGTAATTATATACAGTATAGCAGTTCCGGCGCAGTGTTGCAGCCTTAATGTGCGTCGATGTTATGCCTCCTGCAAACGCGCCAGCATCTTGAGCCTGCAGACATAAATAATCGCGCACAGCAGCAGACTGAATAGTGCCGTGCAGATAAATACGCCCGCCCCGGTCGTGGCCAGCATCACGCCACCGATTAACGGCCCGACAGCGACCCCCAGCGTCGTCAAGGTTGAAGCCCCCAGATAAGCACCGCGATGCGCTGCCGGGGCTAACTGATCGAGCAAAATGTTCAGGTTCGGCATCAGAATCGCCTCCCCCATGCTAAAGATGGCCGTGACCGTCAGCCATGCCCAGATTTCCGTTGATCGGGTGGCAAAAAAGCACAGCTGCGACAACGCGAAAATGGCACCGCCGATCAGTATGCGTTTCGGCAGGTTGATCTGCGCCAGAAAGCGCATGATAAAGCTCTGGAACACCAGCACGGTACAGGCGTTGGTAACCAGTATCAGGGTGATCAGCTTAACCGCCGCGTTGCCGTCAAGTGACATCAGATACTGGGGTAACACCGCTTCGTAATGGATAAAAACAACGCTGCACAGAATGCTGCACAGCAGTGCCGCGATGTAGATCCTGTCCCTGGCGATAATCCCCATCACCTGGTGTAGCTTTATCGCAGGGGCACCGCCGCCCTGCTCTTCGCCCAGCAATTTACCCGCCGGAATAAACAGCAGCACGTAGACGAAAAATGGCAGATAGGTCAGCCCGGTGATCAGGAAGGTCCCCTTCTGGGATGTCAGGCCAAAGACGAGCCCCACCAGCGGGCCGAACACCGCCGCGACGTTGATCAGGTAGTAACGCATTTGCAGAGCAAGCGCACGACGGCGTCGGTCGCCCAGCAAATCGCTCATCAGCGCACGCACCGGAGGATCCACCCACGCAAAACATACGCCGATGATCATCAGCCCGGTAATAAACAGCCCCATCCCGGAGGCCTGCGCCAGAATGGTATATCCCACAGCGGAAAACCCGCAGCCCAGCAGAAGAATGATCCGCCGTCCCAGCCGGTCCGAAATCTGCCCGCCATACATACCGAGCACCACCGATAAAAGTGCGCTACTGGTCATCGCCACGCCAATGGCAATCGGCGACATATGATAATTTTGCGTCATGATAACGGCGATAAACGGCCATGCCATGAAATAGCTGAAGCGCACAACGAAAGTAAAAAAGAGCAGCGCATGAACCGTCGCCGGGAAAGTTTTTAACGTCTGAAAGAGACCCGGAGCCGCACTCACTTCAGCGGCGGGTTTTGTCGTCATAAGTCATCCTAATGATTATTTTTATTAAAATATCGTTTCGCTATTAATAATAAACGACTAAATATTAATAAGATTATTCAGTAGCGGCTGCAATATAAATGTTAAATAAATGTATAATTTGCCAGCTTATGATGTGAGGACTACGGGTCGCAGAGAAATATAAAGGAAAGAAAGTATCAGGCCACAAAATGCAGTTGTTAATACTAAAAAACCGGCAACCCATTGCAGGCTGCCGGTCTGAGCGTCTTTACAGGCTGCGGGGATCATACCCACCAGCAAAACAGTCTTCGTCCAGCGTCAGGCTACCAATTTTATGTACCGGACCACTCATGCTGACCTGAAAATCCTCACTGAAAGTGATTAGCAGCTGTCCACCCGGCATAATCACCTTAACCCGATTGTCGACCCGATCGAGTTTGCGCATTACGCTGGCCGCCGCGCAGCTACTGCTTCCGGATGCCATTGTAAAACCGGCGCCCCGCTCCCAGATACCGATACGCAGCGTGTTGCGATCCACCACCTCCACCAGCTGGACGTTGGTGCGTTTTGGAAACACGGGATGGCTTTCGATTTGCGGCCCTAAGCAGTGAACCTCCGCCAGGTCGAGCTTATCCACCAGCACGACACAGTGCGGATTACCCATTGAAACCAGCGATACCAGTCGGGTTTCATCCGCCAGCGTCAGGGATAATTCAACGCTTCGGGTTGTTCAATCAGGGCGGGCAGCGCCGCCGGACTGAACTTAGCCTGCCCCATCTCCACCGTAATATGATGAGGATCGTCATGGACCCGGCAATGCACGTCCCCGCCCGCAGTGTGCACTAAGAAGGACTCATGTCCAACGCGGCCGATATCAAAAAGATAACGGGCATAGATGCGCAGACCGTTACCGCTTTTCTCAGCTTCTGAACCGTCCGGATTGATGATTCGCAACGTGGGCGCGTTTAGATCGCCACTGTCGATAAGCAGCCCGTCAGAGCCAATCCCATAGTGGCGATGACATAAGGTACGGATCTGTTCGTTACTTAGCTGTTCGGCGACAGAACGGTGGCACACCAGGTAATCATTACCGAGGCCGTGATATTTATGGAATAGCAAAGGCGTCATGGAGAGGGTTCTGAATTTGATTATTTAACAAATACATTACCGTATTTTTCAGCCCGCGGAACCAAAAAGTGAACGCTGCTTTCGTTCATGTTCAATCAGCCATTCTTTACGGGCGATCCCTCCGCCGTAACCGGTCATCGCCCCCTCTTTGCCAATAATCCGGTGGCATGGAATGACAATGGCTATCCGGTTGGCACCATTTGCCGCGGCCACCGCGCGAACGGCAGCGGGTTTCCCAATCTGCCCGGCCAGAGACTGATACCAGGAGGTTTGCCCATAAGGAATGTCGCGTAGCGCCTGCCAGACGGCACGCTGGAAATCAGTGCCGGGCGCATCGAGCGTCAGCCCAAACTCTTGGCGCGTACCGGCGAAATACTCGCCGATCTCTTTTTCCGCCTGTCGGGTGTGACTATTTTCTCCCGACATGATCCTCGCTTTTAACCGTCGCTGGAGATCGCGAAACTCCGTCTCCAGCATACGACGATCGGTAAATTCCAGCAGACAAACGCCCCGTTCCGTAGCGCATACAAACATGGGGCCAAGCGTGGTGGTGAAACGGTGAATGACGATCACCCGGGTCTGTTCAGTTGGCGCAACGCCGGTAAGACGCTTACAGGTATAGCCAAAGCCGCTCAATGATTCATAACCACTGTCAAAAGCGACATCGGTGGCGTTACGTCCCCCTTTTAACTCCTGCAGGGCAACATTTACCCGCTGCATTCGTTGAAAGGCCTGAAAGGTAATACCGTGGTGTTGCAGAAACCAGCGCCGCACCCGCTCGGGGCTGATGTCATGACTTCGTAGGGCTGTATCACTTATCCGGGCTTTGGGATCTGCGCGAACAAGCTCAAGCGCCTGTTCAATGAATGACGGCGCACTGTGGGCGTTTTCCGTGGGTCGACACACTTTACAGGGGCGATAACCGGCATCGAGCGCAGATTTAAAATCTTGATAAAATTCGACGTTTTCACGTTTCGGTTTCCGCGCCCGGCATACGGCAATACAGAATACCCCTGTCGTTTTGACGCCAACGTAAAACACCCCCGTATACCCGGGATCACGTTCAAGTAATGCCTGATACCAGAGATCGCACTGCTTAATATCAAGCACTTTCATTAGCAAAGACCTCTGCAAGATACCCTGCCTGGTGCGCAGCTATTGCACTGGCCGCATCCCAGACATTCGCGATAAGTAAGGGGGTGTCCTGATGGTGAAGTTCAGCGAAGGTCATGATTATCTCCTGTAGTAAGGTACAGGATGAATCTAGGGTATTCGAGGAACGTCTCACAACCGAAAATTGGACAACCATTTTTTAGCAAGGCAAAGGGTAACTGGTATTTGACCTTATTATCAGTACAATAAATGTGACCACAATGTTAATGAGATATAGAAATGAAGTTATTTTCCACCGAGCGTACGGACGTCTGGCTGCTGACGCCCGATCTTGCAGACAGTTTCCAGCTTTTCCTGCTGGAAAACCGATCGCATTTCGCCCCCTTTGAGCCCTTGCGTGACGAGGACTATTTCACGCTGGACAATATCAGCCAAAGACTGCTGAGCGCCCGGAACGATTACGACGCGAGAAAGTGTCTGCAACTGGTGTTCACGCTAAAAGGCGAACATACCCTCATCGGCAGCATCAATTTCACTAACTTTATCTTTGGCGTTTTCCAGGCGTGCTATCTCGGCTTTTCGCTCGATCGGGCTTATCAGGGAAAAGGACTCATGCACGAGGCGCTCAGCAAATCGATT
Proteins encoded:
- a CDS encoding MFS transporter, whose amino-acid sequence is MTTKPAAEVSAAPGLFQTLKTFPATVHALLFFTFVVRFSYFMAWPFIAVIMTQNYHMSPIAIGVAMTSSALLSVVLGMYGGQISDRLGRRIILLLGCGFSAVGYTILAQASGMGLFITGLMIIGVCFAWVDPPVRALMSDLLGDRRRRALALQMRYYLINVAAVFGPLVGLVFGLTSQKGTFLITGLTYLPFFVYVLLFIPAGKLLGEEQGGGAPAIKLHQVMGIIARDRIYIAALLCSILCSVVFIHYEAVLPQYLMSLDGNAAVKLITLILVTNACTVLVFQSFIMRFLAQINLPKRILIGGAIFALSQLCFFATRSTEIWAWLTVTAIFSMGEAILMPNLNILLDQLAPAAHRGAYLGASTLTTLGVAVGPLIGGVMLATTGAGVFICTALFSLLLCAIIYVCRLKMLARLQEA
- a CDS encoding bifunctional transcriptional activator/DNA repair enzyme AdaA, with amino-acid sequence MKVLDIKQCDLWYQALLERDPGYTGVFYVGVKTTGVFCIAVCRARKPKRENVEFYQDFKSALDAGYRPCKVCRPTENAHSAPSFIEQALELVRADPKARISDTALRSHDISPERVRRWFLQHHGITFQAFQRMQRVNVALQELKGGRNATDVAFDSGYESLSGFGYTCKRLTGVAPTEQTRVIVIHRFTTTLGPMFVCATERGVCLLEFTDRRMLETEFRDLQRRLKARIMSGENSHTRQAEKEIGEYFAGTRQEFGLTLDAPGTDFQRAVWQALRDIPYGQTSWYQSLAGQIGKPAAVRAVAAANGANRIAIVIPCHRIIGKEGAMTGYGGGIARKEWLIEHERKQRSLFGSAG
- a CDS encoding GNAT family N-acetyltransferase, whose translation is MKLFSTERTDVWLLTPDLADSFQLFLLENRSHFAPFEPLRDEDYFTLDNISQRLLSARNDYDARKCLQLVFTLKGEHTLIGSINFTNFIFGVFQACYLGFSLDRAYQGKGLMHEALSKSIDYVHKTYGFHRIMANHLPDNARSSKTLASLGFVKEGYAQSYLKINGVWQDHVLNSLVLPDVE